Below is a genomic region from Sorghum bicolor cultivar BTx623 chromosome 9, Sorghum_bicolor_NCBIv3, whole genome shotgun sequence.
CAGGATTAGATCTCATGTGACTAACCAGCAACAGCTCAACTCAACTGTAGTGCATGCCATGCATGTCCACAGTTCCACATGCATACACACCTAGACCTAGCTACGTACCAAACTGCCGAACTAACTGCGACGACGAGCCAAAGTGGTTGATGTGATCGATGACTAAGGTAggtatagtatatatatacctGGTGTCGtcaaggccgccgccgccggcgggcgGCGCGCTGCCGTAGCCGTAGCGGGGGAAGGGGACGCGGCCGGCCTCGATCTGGGTGACGTCGTGGACGAGCTGCTCGAAGTGGCGGCGCACCTCGTCGGCGGACTTGGTGCCGCCCATGTAGCGGGCGATGTTGTGCCACCGGTCCGGTGTCTCCCGGTCATACACCGCCAGCGCGCACTCGAACTGCTTGTTCTGCCGCTGCGTCCACGCccgggacgacgacgacga
It encodes:
- the LOC8064724 gene encoding protein RADIALIS-like 3 isoform X1 translates to MASGGSSSSSSRAWTQRQNKQFECALAVYDRETPDRWHNIARYMGGTKSADEVRRHFEQLVHDVTQIEAGRVPFPRYGYGSAPPAGGGGLDDTSRAKYMKFQ
- the LOC8064724 gene encoding protein RADIALIS-like 3 isoform X2, whose translation is MASGGSSSSSSRAWTQRQNKQFECALAVYDRETPDRWHNIARYMGGTKSADEVRRHFEQLVHDVTQIEAGRVPFPRYGYGSAPPAGGGGLDDTRAKYMKFQ